The Thunnus maccoyii chromosome 9, fThuMac1.1, whole genome shotgun sequence genome includes a region encoding these proteins:
- the LOC121903732 gene encoding cAMP-specific 3',5'-cyclic phosphodiesterase 4D isoform X2, which produces MQKNDRSGDDSQRDSVSDDSSDSPEPGPVTCMEPFMVRRLSCRTVQLPPLAFRQAEQYYCDRKPESDTVTVPPRPTTLPLRTPPLIAITSADTSRSC; this is translated from the exons ATGCAAAAGAATGACCGGTCCGGGGACGACAGCCAGCGGGACAGT GTGTCTGATGATTCATCTGACTCCCCAGAGCCGGGGCCTGTCACCTGCATGGAGCCTTTCATGGTGCGGAGGCTGTCTTGCCGGACAGTGCAGTTGCCCCCTTTGGCCTTCAGACAGGCCGAGCAGTACTACTGTGATCGTAAGCCAGAATCAGACACAGTCACAGTTCCACCACGGCCCACCACACTGCCACTACGTACCCCGCCACTCATCGCCATCACCTCCGCCGACACTAGCAG GAGCTGCTGA
- the LOC121903732 gene encoding uncharacterized protein LOC121903732 isoform X1: MNCQNTDSILRVSPGIKTHHCYTILMDTYCSVPRAALGLSDHGLVHLLPTYRQKLKSAKPVVKTVKRWTHKSKLELQACFDCTDWSVFEAASTDLDELIDTVTSYINFYEDICALTKTLCTINNNKSWFTANLRQLCQAKEEAYRSGYRILYNHVRNTLTKEISNYRKAFTHTAENLQLADNRNVIYHRFDQPTFTPVTRSNSDIPQPTAPPAITYMYPDFPPALMVCEGDVCQLFQRQKIRKAQGPDSVSPSCLKVCADELAHIFTWIFNRSLELCEVPSCFKCSTVIPVLKKPSITGLNDYWPIALTSVVMKLRDWRVHPPPCTPATAPQGTCLFNS, encoded by the coding sequence ATGAACTGCCAAAATACTGACAGCATATTAAGAGTCTCACCAGGGATAAAAACACACCACTGCTACACAATATTAATGGACACATATTGCTCTGTTCCCCGTGCAGCTTTGGGACTCTCTGATCATGGTCTGGTTCATCTTCTCCCAACCTACAGGCAGAAACTAAAATCTGCAAAGCCTGTGGTTAAAACTGTGAAGAGATGGACCCATAAGTCAAAACTGGAGCTACAGGCCTGCTTTGACTGCACCGATTGGAGTGTTTTTGAGGCGGCGTCTACAGACCTGGACGAACTTATCGACACTGTAACATCTTACATCAACTTTTATGAGGACATATGTGCACTCACCAAAACTCTCTGCACCATCAATAACAATAAGTCCTGGTTCACAGCAAATCTCAGGCAGCTTTGTCAGGCCAAGGAGGAGGCCTACAGGAGTGGATACAGGATCTTGTACAACcatgtcagaaacacactgacaaaagaGATCTCCAACTACAGGAAAGCCTTCACCCACACTGCAGAGAACCTTCAACTAGCTGACAACCGGAATGTGATTTACCACAGGTTTGATCAGCCCACTTTCACACCTGTCACTCGCTCCAATTCAGACATCCCACAACCAACTGCACCCCCTGCTATCACCTACATGTACCCAGACTTCCCACCAGCACTGATGGTCTGTGAAGGGGATGTGTGTCAGCTCTTTCAGAGACAGAAGATCAGGAAAGCACAAGGCCCAGACAGCGTGTCACCCTCCTGTCTGAAAGTCTGCGCTGATGAGCTGGCCCACATCTTCACATGGATCTTCAACAGATCACTGGAGCTCTGTGAAGTCCCCTCATGTTTCAAATGCTCCACAGTCATCCCGGTCCTCAAGAAACCCTCCATCACTGGACTGAACGACTACTGGCCCATTGCCCTGACATCTGTGGTCATGAAGTTGAGAGACTGGCGTGTCCACCCACCCCCCTGTACACCAGCGACTGCACCTCAGGGGACCTGTCTGTTCAACTCCTGA